In Paenibacillus sp. BIC5C1, a genomic segment contains:
- a CDS encoding nucleotidyltransferase family protein, with translation MQLTGILLAAGKSSRMGRDKLSIVMPDGRCLAAWTLEAALNSDLERVICVVKPEDSLAWIPSMWLNAASYGCSLDMRTKLEIAICTDYAYGMAMSLHCGLLSAMAYRPEGVMMILADQPLLQAQDINRVAEALTTNKLCDYAAATDGGGGKPPVAFREHMLGQLLSLSGDEGARKIMRNAKYTGTHVSLSEFSFWDADTEPELERILDYVNGIR, from the coding sequence ATGCAACTGACGGGCATCTTGCTAGCGGCAGGTAAGAGCAGCCGAATGGGGCGGGATAAACTATCTATCGTCATGCCTGACGGAAGATGTTTGGCTGCATGGACATTGGAAGCTGCTCTGAATTCCGATTTGGAGAGAGTCATTTGTGTGGTCAAACCGGAGGATTCATTGGCATGGATTCCCTCCATGTGGCTCAATGCAGCATCATATGGCTGTAGTCTGGATATGAGGACGAAGCTAGAGATTGCAATCTGTACCGATTATGCATACGGTATGGCCATGTCCCTTCACTGTGGCCTTCTGTCTGCCATGGCATACAGGCCAGAAGGTGTGATGATGATTTTGGCAGATCAGCCGCTATTGCAGGCACAAGATATTAACAGGGTTGCTGAAGCGTTAACCACCAACAAACTGTGTGATTATGCAGCAGCTACGGATGGGGGTGGAGGCAAGCCTCCGGTAGCCTTTCGTGAGCATATGCTGGGGCAACTTTTGTCGCTTAGCGGAGATGAGGGGGCGCGAAAGATCATGCGCAATGCCAAATATACAGGCACACATGTATCGTTGTCTGAATTTAGCTTTTGGGATGCGGATACCGAACCAGAGCTGGAGCGCATCTTGGATTATGTGAATGGGATAAGATGA
- a CDS encoding helix-turn-helix transcriptional regulator, which produces MNKSDRMLAIVLELQRGKVQRAEDLALLFETSVRTIYRDIQALCEAGVPVVGEPGVGYSLMEGYFLPPISFTAEEAVTLLIGLDFVEQRFDNYYKSTSYTSRSKIEAILPVPLREEVEQIQQGIRLLRSPDSDAREREIEHMGIIRKAMQHKLKIRFHYHKPGTINETVQKTIRLASPYGMLWMQGSWMLIARCDLRQEIRHFRISRMSDLEISTDPFDLPPGFNIHSYSPPDNRDVHVRVWFHGRIANRVIEANNYYMEKAELQTDGLYADFRVRHPEDVLRWILGWGASALVLEPESLRNRIREEASNLLKHY; this is translated from the coding sequence TTGAACAAATCAGATCGTATGCTAGCCATCGTACTTGAACTGCAGCGTGGGAAGGTTCAACGTGCGGAAGATTTAGCCCTCTTGTTTGAAACAAGTGTCCGAACCATATACAGGGACATTCAGGCGTTATGTGAGGCAGGAGTTCCTGTGGTGGGAGAACCCGGAGTGGGATATTCACTTATGGAAGGGTACTTTTTGCCGCCGATCAGCTTCACTGCTGAAGAAGCAGTAACACTTCTCATCGGACTTGATTTTGTGGAACAGCGCTTCGATAATTACTACAAAAGTACATCCTATACATCTCGTTCCAAAATCGAAGCAATTCTGCCCGTGCCTCTTAGGGAAGAGGTAGAACAGATACAACAGGGTATCCGTTTACTTCGTTCACCGGACAGTGATGCACGTGAGCGAGAGATCGAACATATGGGAATCATCCGAAAGGCAATGCAGCATAAGCTCAAAATTCGCTTTCATTATCATAAACCTGGAACTATTAATGAAACCGTGCAAAAGACCATTCGTTTGGCCTCCCCATACGGGATGCTTTGGATGCAAGGCTCATGGATGCTGATTGCCCGATGCGATTTGCGACAGGAGATTCGTCATTTTCGTATATCCCGCATGAGTGATCTGGAGATTAGTACAGATCCATTCGATCTTCCTCCAGGTTTTAATATTCATAGCTACTCGCCCCCTGACAACCGGGATGTTCATGTCCGTGTATGGTTTCATGGCCGAATTGCAAATAGAGTGATTGAAGCGAATAATTACTACATGGAGAAAGCAGAACTGCAAACAGATGGATTATACGCAGATTTTCGTGTAAGGCATCCAGAAGACGTACTGCGTTGGATACTTGGCTGGGGAGCCTCGGCTCTGGTTTTGGAGCCTGAATCATTGAGAAACCGTATTCGCGAGGAAGCAAGCAATCTCCTTAAACACTACTGA
- a CDS encoding molybdopterin cofactor-binding domain-containing protein, which yields MLLNRESSGKRWHLRPDGVGKVTGKLQYLTDMTLPDMVHGRVLRSSYPYARILSIDITGAEAMEGVLAVLTSKDVPGLNLFGIATPDQPVFCEHVVRYVGDAIAAVAADSPERAAIALDAIRVEYEEWTPLDSPEAALAPGAPELHEHGPGNVLHRTEIKRGNVDEGFATCQHIVSETYYTPRQMHAYMETEGGLFVPDENGRLHVYAATQHGYKDRMQLARIIGCSEEDIRVVSSPIGGSFGGKDELNVQPYGALLALRSGRPVKMHNSRKESVRAGLKRHPMKIEMQTGISREGMIQAHRVRITADTGAYATLGAPVLNFCTEHCLGPYSIPHVDVEGVSVYTNNGVSGEFRGFGGNQAIFAMEGQMDRLAEIMDMDPWEFRRRNMRGKTDPGPLNQRILVTDGLSQVWEAMDRSELWQKHQHPPANPASPPWIKRGVGAAIAMHGAGLGYGIPDPAGGRLSLNAEGKIEVAFSYEEFGQGLIATLEMMLCDLFYCSTSDLSIVIGDTDRVPHSGSSTASRSTTMAWMALQRLQTPFRSKMLSVASALSGIPSDELVTGPGGIWLRGKSTESKAEKIAMSPVITEVVGERTSGSSESFNDTSDTVDNAALISGLVVSYVDLAKQGKSEEWIFDTQFEYPTTPDNVVGGHYLYTYAAVAAEVEVNTLTGEAKLLDTRHVVAAGPVINPMGFIGQIEGGSVMALGFTLTEDALMQDSRYMTTNLDTYLIPTIRDIHTNLEVEAIENLPEGDPFGPRGIGEIGSVALAPAITAAIHQATGVWVNRLPVPRDQLIKPLDVSLQKGVSST from the coding sequence ATGCTGTTGAATCGGGAGAGTAGCGGGAAACGCTGGCATCTGCGGCCAGATGGCGTAGGCAAAGTAACAGGGAAGCTTCAATACCTGACAGACATGACTCTACCTGATATGGTTCACGGAAGGGTTCTTCGAAGCTCTTACCCATATGCCCGAATATTGTCTATCGATATTACCGGAGCAGAGGCTATGGAGGGTGTACTTGCTGTACTCACCTCCAAAGATGTACCCGGTTTGAACCTATTTGGCATTGCAACTCCGGATCAGCCAGTATTTTGTGAGCATGTTGTTCGTTATGTCGGTGATGCCATCGCTGCGGTTGCAGCAGATTCTCCGGAACGTGCAGCGATCGCTCTGGATGCCATCCGGGTAGAGTATGAAGAATGGACTCCGCTGGACAGCCCAGAGGCTGCCCTGGCACCCGGTGCACCAGAGCTCCATGAACATGGTCCCGGCAATGTGCTGCACCGTACCGAAATCAAGCGAGGTAATGTAGATGAGGGCTTTGCTACATGCCAACATATTGTGAGTGAGACTTATTATACCCCTCGCCAGATGCATGCATATATGGAGACAGAAGGCGGATTATTTGTTCCTGATGAAAATGGGAGACTCCATGTCTACGCGGCTACACAGCATGGTTACAAGGACAGGATGCAGCTTGCCCGAATCATTGGGTGTTCTGAAGAAGATATCCGGGTGGTCTCGTCTCCGATAGGCGGTTCTTTTGGCGGGAAAGATGAGCTGAATGTACAGCCTTATGGGGCACTACTTGCTTTAAGGTCCGGACGTCCTGTGAAAATGCACAATTCACGCAAAGAATCGGTACGTGCAGGATTGAAGCGCCATCCTATGAAAATTGAAATGCAGACTGGTATCAGCCGTGAAGGCATGATCCAGGCTCACCGAGTTCGAATTACCGCAGATACTGGAGCATATGCCACGCTAGGGGCACCCGTCCTGAATTTTTGCACAGAACACTGTCTCGGGCCTTATTCGATTCCCCACGTAGATGTGGAGGGTGTCTCGGTGTACACGAATAATGGGGTGTCGGGAGAGTTTCGCGGATTTGGCGGCAATCAGGCAATCTTTGCAATGGAGGGTCAGATGGATCGACTCGCCGAGATTATGGATATGGACCCTTGGGAGTTTCGGAGACGTAACATGAGAGGGAAAACCGATCCTGGGCCATTAAATCAACGGATTCTGGTTACGGATGGACTGTCGCAAGTATGGGAGGCGATGGATCGTTCGGAGTTATGGCAAAAACATCAACATCCCCCGGCAAATCCTGCTTCGCCTCCCTGGATTAAACGTGGAGTGGGGGCAGCCATCGCGATGCACGGAGCAGGACTGGGTTATGGCATTCCCGATCCGGCGGGAGGGCGTCTATCCCTGAATGCCGAAGGTAAGATTGAAGTGGCATTCAGCTACGAAGAATTCGGTCAGGGACTTATTGCCACGCTTGAAATGATGCTCTGCGATCTGTTCTACTGCTCAACATCTGATCTGAGTATTGTTATTGGGGATACGGATCGAGTGCCGCACAGTGGTTCAAGCACCGCTTCACGTTCAACGACGATGGCCTGGATGGCTCTTCAGCGATTACAGACACCATTCCGTTCCAAAATGTTGTCAGTAGCCTCGGCCTTGTCAGGTATTCCGTCAGATGAACTGGTGACAGGGCCTGGTGGTATATGGTTAAGAGGAAAGTCGACTGAAAGTAAAGCCGAGAAAATAGCCATGTCTCCGGTAATCACCGAAGTGGTGGGTGAACGGACGAGTGGAAGTTCAGAGTCCTTCAATGATACGAGTGACACTGTGGATAATGCGGCCTTGATATCGGGATTGGTTGTTTCTTACGTAGATCTAGCGAAGCAGGGGAAATCCGAGGAATGGATATTTGATACTCAATTTGAATATCCGACCACGCCGGACAATGTTGTGGGTGGGCATTATCTATATACGTATGCGGCAGTAGCAGCAGAGGTGGAGGTAAACACGCTAACAGGTGAAGCCAAATTGCTGGATACGAGGCATGTAGTGGCTGCTGGCCCTGTCATCAATCCAATGGGATTCATCGGACAGATCGAAGGTGGGAGTGTGATGGCTCTGGGGTTTACATTGACCGAAGATGCCTTGATGCAAGACAGTCGTTACATGACAACCAATCTGGACACCTACCTGATCCCGACGATTCGCGACATTCACACCAACCTGGAGGTGGAGGCAATAGAAAATCTGCCGGAAGGTGATCCGTTTGGACCGCGGGGGATTGGCGAGATCGGTTCGGTGGCGCTTGCTCCGGCGATAACCGCTGCGATTCATCAGGCTACAGGTGTGTGGGTTAATCGTTTGCCAGTTCCGCGTGATCAACTAATCAAACCACTAGACGTCTCGCTTCAGAAAGGAGTGAGCTCAACATGA
- a CDS encoding DinB family protein, whose protein sequence is METKRTRNNEEIRRDFERMLERYLQELELMSDAQLSYKPSETEWSVGQMYQHLIQSAMKMHLANVRLCINADEKAVKKTEQGKTEAGKAVFAQGSFPPIRIHVPASPEYTPLQPNGRESIIQGFSEVKDEMRRMELLLEETTLESTLPHPSFGRLNAEEWFALVEMHYRHHFLQLERLKKAWEERVQK, encoded by the coding sequence ATGGAAACTAAAAGAACAAGAAACAACGAAGAGATTCGACGTGATTTTGAACGGATGCTTGAACGTTATTTGCAGGAACTGGAGCTGATGAGTGATGCTCAGTTAAGCTACAAACCCAGTGAGACTGAGTGGTCAGTGGGCCAGATGTACCAGCATTTAATTCAGTCTGCGATGAAAATGCATTTAGCCAATGTTAGGCTGTGCATTAATGCAGACGAGAAAGCAGTCAAGAAAACAGAACAAGGCAAAACAGAAGCTGGTAAAGCTGTTTTTGCGCAAGGAAGTTTTCCTCCGATACGTATCCACGTTCCTGCTTCTCCTGAGTATACTCCGCTTCAACCGAATGGAAGAGAATCAATAATTCAAGGATTCAGTGAGGTAAAGGATGAAATGCGGAGAATGGAACTGCTGCTGGAAGAAACAACGCTGGAATCTACGTTGCCACATCCCAGTTTCGGTAGATTAAATGCTGAGGAATGGTTTGCATTGGTGGAGATGCATTATCGTCATCATTTCTTGCAGCTCGAGCGCCTGAAGAAGGCATGGGAAGAACGGGTGCAGAAATGA
- a CDS encoding FAD binding domain-containing protein: protein MVMESYGSGAQPTVWQPVNLDELQALKNKLSGSYCFAAGATLLRTQWEGGLVPVPEHMISLARIPDASGIYVDGDHLVIGALTRLSHCATDVLLQQLPLLQSAMNAIAAPSIRNMATIGGNIVSGVGDSIPALLVYDAQLYWKTDNGMEMRSLSSWLNGGREGRRNPNDVLIAIHIPMKHRPFLDANRERRSAAREISFYRKLGRRETFTASLVTIAFYGELGADDRWKKIAIAAGGGSGIAMRLTESEKLLLGVKASVMQASSLATTVMTEFETYSDAFATEQYRKQTAGNMFGAGLWEALRS from the coding sequence ATGGTCATGGAGTCCTATGGATCTGGAGCGCAGCCAACGGTTTGGCAGCCCGTAAATCTGGATGAACTTCAAGCTTTAAAGAATAAGCTGTCCGGGAGTTATTGTTTTGCAGCAGGGGCCACTTTATTACGTACTCAGTGGGAGGGCGGCCTTGTTCCTGTACCCGAGCATATGATCAGTCTTGCTCGTATTCCAGATGCTAGCGGCATATATGTGGATGGAGATCATCTGGTCATTGGAGCACTGACGCGATTAAGTCATTGTGCCACAGACGTTCTTCTACAACAGCTGCCCTTATTACAGTCTGCAATGAATGCCATAGCGGCTCCTTCTATTCGGAATATGGCGACAATTGGCGGAAACATTGTATCGGGTGTCGGTGACTCCATCCCCGCACTTCTTGTCTACGATGCACAGCTGTACTGGAAAACGGACAACGGAATGGAGATGCGCAGTCTTTCGTCCTGGCTGAACGGCGGCCGTGAAGGCAGGCGCAATCCGAATGATGTGTTAATCGCCATTCATATTCCGATGAAACATAGGCCTTTCCTTGATGCCAATAGGGAACGGAGATCTGCGGCGCGTGAAATTTCATTTTACCGTAAGCTGGGTCGGCGGGAGACCTTTACAGCATCGCTGGTGACGATTGCATTTTACGGAGAATTGGGTGCAGATGACCGCTGGAAAAAGATTGCGATCGCTGCAGGTGGAGGTTCAGGTATCGCCATGCGACTTACGGAGTCGGAAAAGCTGCTTCTTGGCGTGAAGGCTTCTGTTATGCAAGCTTCATCTCTAGCTACCACGGTGATGACGGAATTCGAAACTTATAGTGATGCATTCGCTACAGAACAGTACCGCAAACAAACGGCAGGGAATATGTTCGGTGCCGGGCTCTGGGAAGCACTTCGCTCTTAG
- a CDS encoding (2Fe-2S)-binding protein — translation MTEPLGNFWTAVVNGEKKQLRIAQTTRLVDVLRTQLSLTGTKVSCEVGRCGACMVLMDGEPVNSCLVMAYQCVGSEITTIEGLHGEKEGELHPIQQAFVEEGGFQCGYCTPGMVISTKALLDRYPQPSQEQIETGLCGNLCRCTGYGGILRAVKKVIDEQDRMGST, via the coding sequence ATGACTGAACCTTTGGGCAATTTCTGGACAGCCGTTGTGAATGGGGAAAAGAAACAATTGCGCATCGCCCAGACAACCCGTCTTGTGGATGTACTACGGACGCAACTGAGTCTGACCGGAACGAAAGTCTCATGCGAAGTTGGCCGCTGCGGTGCATGTATGGTACTGATGGATGGAGAGCCGGTCAATTCCTGTCTCGTTATGGCTTATCAATGTGTTGGCAGTGAAATAACAACAATAGAAGGGTTGCACGGTGAAAAAGAAGGTGAGTTACATCCAATTCAACAGGCTTTTGTGGAGGAGGGCGGCTTCCAATGCGGATATTGTACTCCCGGAATGGTCATTTCCACCAAGGCATTGCTGGACCGCTATCCGCAGCCTAGTCAGGAACAGATTGAAACGGGATTATGCGGTAATCTGTGCCGCTGTACCGGATATGGAGGGATACTACGAGCGGTAAAAAAGGTGATCGATGAGCAAGATAGAATGGGTTCTACCTAA
- the glpX gene encoding class II fructose-bisphosphatase produces MERELALEIVRVTELAALASAPWMGRGDKNSADEAATLAMRAMFDSVSIRGTVVIGEGEMDEAPMLYIGEEVGNAEGPEVDVAVDPLEGTEIVAKGLNNALSVIAVAGKGNLLHAPDMYMEKLAVGPALVGKVSIEDPVEVTLEKAAEALNKNISDLTVMILDRVRHESTIKTLRKVGVRIKFLSDGDVAGAMAPAFPEAGIDLYVGSGGAPEGVLAAAALSCLGGEIQGRLMPANADEFQRCLQMGIDNPYKVLTMQDMIGTEDVIFAATGVTPGEILGGVRYLADDRAETDSIVMRAKTKTIRFIRSQHFLPNKEVLHKVRKLQSTPEPSDRIQSHVTILEQAEFSQSSVGNGVTT; encoded by the coding sequence ATGGAACGCGAACTGGCGTTGGAAATTGTCCGAGTAACAGAATTGGCTGCGTTAGCTTCAGCACCCTGGATGGGGCGGGGAGACAAGAATAGTGCAGATGAGGCGGCTACTTTGGCTATGCGCGCCATGTTCGATTCCGTGTCCATTCGCGGCACGGTGGTAATCGGTGAAGGAGAAATGGATGAAGCACCCATGTTGTATATCGGCGAGGAAGTCGGCAACGCTGAGGGCCCCGAAGTTGATGTGGCTGTAGATCCTTTGGAAGGTACAGAGATCGTTGCCAAGGGTCTTAACAACGCTTTATCGGTTATTGCAGTGGCGGGAAAAGGCAACCTGCTCCACGCACCGGATATGTACATGGAGAAGCTGGCTGTAGGGCCGGCTCTGGTGGGCAAGGTCAGTATCGAAGACCCGGTTGAAGTGACATTGGAGAAAGCTGCTGAAGCATTGAACAAAAACATCTCAGATCTTACTGTCATGATTCTGGACCGTGTTCGACATGAGAGCACGATCAAGACATTGCGCAAGGTTGGTGTGCGAATAAAGTTCCTCAGCGATGGTGATGTTGCAGGTGCAATGGCACCTGCATTCCCAGAGGCGGGTATTGATCTGTATGTCGGATCAGGAGGAGCACCGGAAGGTGTGCTTGCTGCAGCCGCCTTGTCCTGCCTGGGAGGCGAGATTCAAGGTCGCCTGATGCCTGCAAACGCAGACGAGTTCCAGCGCTGCTTGCAAATGGGAATCGACAATCCCTACAAAGTATTAACGATGCAGGATATGATCGGTACGGAAGACGTTATTTTTGCAGCAACAGGTGTTACCCCAGGAGAAATCCTTGGCGGTGTGCGCTACCTCGCAGATGACCGGGCAGAGACCGATTCCATTGTTATGCGTGCCAAAACCAAAACGATCCGTTTCATCCGTTCTCAGCATTTCCTTCCTAATAAGGAAGTGTTGCACAAAGTACGGAAGCTTCAATCTACACCTGAGCCTTCGGATCGTATTCAAAGTCATGTCACTATTCTGGAACAGGCAGAGTTCAGTCAATCATCGGTTGGTAACGGTGTGACGACCTGA
- a CDS encoding EVE domain-containing protein produces the protein MQIHTSEPLPSLLDVENEPEKENRYWIGVVSASHVEKGVEGGFAQLCHGKVASLRKMNAGDWLIYYSPRTSMQGGKVLQAFTAIGRVIDNHVYTYQVSDSFVPHRRNVQYYPCQQVKIADLLEQLLLTRGQARWGYHFRYGHLQIQREDFLKIAAAMLGAEVEDLLSGSNKN, from the coding sequence ATGCAGATTCATACAAGCGAACCCCTACCTTCCCTATTAGATGTTGAGAATGAACCTGAAAAAGAAAACCGTTACTGGATCGGCGTTGTGTCTGCATCACATGTGGAAAAAGGAGTGGAAGGGGGCTTCGCCCAGCTCTGTCACGGCAAGGTAGCTTCACTGCGCAAAATGAATGCAGGAGACTGGCTGATCTATTATTCGCCGCGAACAAGCATGCAAGGAGGCAAGGTACTTCAAGCATTCACCGCCATTGGGCGCGTAATAGACAATCATGTCTACACGTACCAGGTGTCAGATTCCTTTGTACCGCATCGGAGGAATGTTCAGTATTATCCTTGTCAGCAGGTGAAGATCGCCGATTTACTGGAACAACTGCTCCTTACTCGGGGACAGGCACGTTGGGGATATCATTTTAGATATGGTCATTTGCAGATTCAAAGAGAGGATTTTCTGAAAATTGCAGCTGCCATGTTAGGGGCTGAGGTAGAAGACCTTTTGAGTGGAAGTAATAAGAACTGA
- a CDS encoding XdhC family protein, translating into MEMHDLCAIAGREPRCVLATAVKVEGHAYRKQGVSMLLTEEGAMYGSISPGCLESDLLARVDRVLHTQQLEFVEYDMRPEDDLSWGETIGCGGLIIVLLEPVCVELRSIMSHMHAYFQCGSAVVLTRSFNDQYTEIHYVIQLAEEADAVASNSGENDLQRHELTEAERWDLPLQISARYEPKPRLIIIGAGNDVIPVARLGISVGFRVVVADWRETLCTAERFPGVELVRGFPSEIMPVLNIQSVDYIVLMSHQFPREREFLELLEDRNYAYLGIMGSRTRTARLLNDLPPLKNLHSPIGLTIGADGPEEIAISIAAELIACKSAAVAAERRNLQRGIAHATDGHLASGR; encoded by the coding sequence ATGGAAATGCATGATCTGTGTGCAATTGCAGGGCGGGAACCGCGCTGTGTTCTCGCAACAGCGGTTAAGGTAGAAGGTCATGCTTACCGTAAGCAAGGAGTCTCTATGCTTTTGACCGAAGAAGGCGCGATGTATGGCAGTATCAGTCCAGGTTGTCTGGAGAGTGATCTGCTGGCTAGGGTGGACCGTGTGCTGCATACACAGCAGTTGGAATTCGTGGAGTATGATATGCGTCCCGAAGATGATCTGTCCTGGGGAGAAACGATAGGCTGCGGCGGGTTAATTATAGTGTTGCTAGAGCCGGTTTGTGTTGAACTCAGGTCGATCATGTCCCATATGCATGCGTATTTTCAATGTGGCTCAGCTGTGGTACTAACCCGTTCATTCAACGATCAATACACCGAGATTCATTATGTGATTCAGCTCGCTGAGGAAGCTGATGCTGTAGCATCTAATTCTGGAGAGAATGATCTTCAGAGGCATGAATTGACCGAGGCAGAGCGGTGGGATCTCCCCCTACAGATCTCTGCAAGATATGAGCCCAAACCCCGTCTGATTATCATTGGAGCCGGAAATGATGTGATTCCGGTCGCCCGACTAGGCATATCAGTAGGATTTCGTGTGGTCGTAGCAGATTGGCGAGAAACCTTATGCACCGCTGAACGCTTTCCGGGTGTTGAGCTTGTCCGGGGTTTCCCAAGTGAGATCATGCCTGTGCTGAATATTCAAAGCGTGGATTATATCGTATTGATGAGTCATCAGTTTCCGAGAGAACGGGAATTCCTTGAATTACTTGAGGATCGGAACTATGCGTATCTTGGTATTATGGGCTCCAGAACACGGACAGCACGTTTGCTGAACGATCTCCCCCCGCTAAAAAATTTGCATTCACCCATCGGCTTGACCATTGGTGCGGATGGACCGGAAGAGATCGCAATTAGTATCGCAGCAGAACTTATTGCCTGTAAAAGTGCAGCTGTTGCCGCAGAGCGTCGCAACTTACAAAGGGGGATTGCACATGCAACTGACGGGCATCTTGCTAGCGGCAGGTAA
- a CDS encoding LacI family DNA-binding transcriptional regulator encodes MASRKEVADLAGVSEATVSRVLNGVGPIKEETRRKVLEASEQLGYVPSALARSFARSKSGNLGVVLPYVPKAHLFSAYFFSEMLSGIGSKARDSGMDLLVMFRTPGEVMNYKDLFRRQKVDACIILGARDDYGELNALQQLQQEGHPFCIMNQHFGGESFMEVDADHVEGSRLAIRHLTDQGYRNIAFLNGPDSYSNSQERLQGVQIGLSEAGMNLDSSLLLEGNYGRRSGVEAASTIAARLDEIDAVFAANDRMAIGVMHGLRERGIKVQDFPAFVGYDDSDAAEMAVPPLSSVRVPFYEMGELAASKLIHASLGATASIVNSEVPSETARQLLPTELIIRASSIRN; translated from the coding sequence ATGGCATCCCGTAAAGAAGTGGCTGATCTTGCCGGTGTTTCGGAAGCTACAGTATCCCGAGTTCTTAATGGCGTTGGTCCTATTAAAGAGGAAACCCGACGCAAAGTACTTGAAGCTTCCGAGCAATTGGGTTACGTGCCCAGCGCACTGGCCCGCAGCTTTGCGAGAAGTAAGAGTGGTAACCTCGGCGTGGTGTTACCTTACGTTCCGAAAGCGCATTTGTTCTCGGCGTATTTCTTCTCGGAAATGCTTAGTGGGATTGGGAGTAAAGCCAGAGACAGCGGCATGGACTTGCTGGTCATGTTCAGGACACCGGGTGAAGTGATGAATTATAAGGATCTGTTTCGCCGTCAGAAAGTGGATGCTTGCATCATTCTTGGCGCTCGAGATGATTATGGAGAACTGAATGCCTTGCAACAGCTCCAGCAGGAAGGACATCCCTTTTGCATCATGAACCAGCACTTTGGCGGCGAATCATTCATGGAAGTGGATGCTGATCATGTGGAGGGTAGCAGACTGGCAATCCGTCACCTTACCGATCAAGGGTATCGGAATATTGCTTTTCTCAATGGACCAGACAGCTATTCCAACAGTCAGGAGCGGCTTCAGGGCGTCCAGATCGGCTTGAGTGAAGCCGGAATGAATTTGGATTCCAGTCTGTTGTTGGAGGGGAATTATGGCAGACGAAGCGGTGTGGAGGCAGCATCCACCATTGCAGCCCGACTTGACGAGATTGATGCTGTATTTGCTGCGAATGACCGGATGGCGATCGGTGTTATGCATGGTTTGCGTGAGCGTGGGATCAAGGTTCAGGATTTCCCCGCCTTTGTAGGTTACGATGACTCCGATGCGGCCGAGATGGCAGTTCCACCGCTGAGCAGTGTCAGGGTCCCCTTTTATGAAATGGGAGAACTGGCTGCATCCAAGCTTATTCATGCATCATTGGGGGCAACAGCTTCCATAGTGAATTCCGAAGTTCCCTCAGAAACTGCAAGGCAGTTGTTGCCTACAGAGCTGATTATCCGTGCATCTTCAATCCGTAATTAA